One Nicotiana tomentosiformis chromosome 4, ASM39032v3, whole genome shotgun sequence genomic window carries:
- the LOC104087655 gene encoding uncharacterized protein, which translates to MQNYSCFSSSLVNRLFFHTAELRNDQKIMTEKIDQNIQVLHSARLVSTHSAVRFSSHYAQMHPHSANEANLPPLSRQAGSVRDSYPSYANFHDEEWGIPVHDDKRSFELLVLCGALAELTWPSILSKRHIFREVFTDFDPIAVVKLNEKFCLCQIIDDFGSFDKYILELYEPQAYRWQIPISSSSCGKDLKNRRDHCFRFQDCVAAAEGKQKDLNEAIEAEICRSTDDLSFSLAEVLDVLFQQGLDIAIEEKKSNNIGEED; encoded by the exons ATGCAG AACTACTCATGTTTCAGCAGCAGTTTAGTAAATAGACTGTTTTTCCACACTGCAGAGCTACGTAATGATCAGAAGATTATGACAGAAAAAATAGACCAAAATATTCAAGTTCTGCATTCAGCAAGGCTTGTGTCTACACATTCTGCTGTCAGATTCAG CTCACATTATGCTCAGATGCATCCTCATTCAGCAAATGAGGCAAATTTACCCCCACTCTCTCGACAGGCAGGAAGTGTGAGGGACAGTT ATCCATCTTACGCAAATTTCCATGATGAAGAATGGGGAATTCCAGTACATGATGACAA GAGATCATTTGAACTCCTTGTTCTTTGCGGAGCTTTGGCCGAACTCACTTGGCCTTCCATTCTTAGCAAAAGACATATATTCAG AGAAGTATTTACAGATTTTGATCCTATAGCAGTGGTAAAATTGAATGAAAA GTTTTGCTTGTGTCAGATCATAGATGATTTTGGGTCATTTGACAAGTATATCCTGGAACTTTATGAACCACAAGCCTATAGGTGGCAGATTCCAATATCCTCGTCAAGTTGTGGTAAAGACCTCAAAAACAGACGTGATCA CTGCTTCAGATTTCAGGACTGTGTGGCAGCTGCTGAAGgaaaacagaaggatctaaatgaAGCCATTGAAGCAGAGATATGTAGATCAACCGATGACCTGAGTTTCTCATTG GCTGAGGTTCTTGATGTCCTTTTTCAGCAAGGGCTAGATATTGCCATAGAAGAAAAGAAATCAAATAATATAGGAGAAGAAGATTAG